From Xenopus laevis strain J_2021 chromosome 7L, Xenopus_laevis_v10.1, whole genome shotgun sequence, one genomic window encodes:
- the plekha4.L gene encoding pleckstrin homology domain-containing family A member 7 isoform X1: MTEEMERPRSGLSVASSIATNASVSQGSRLSTRSVKRVHTFGKREYSIKRDPNSLVVIRGWLYKQDSSGLRLWKRRWFVLSDFCLFYYRDSREEIVLGSILLPSYQILPANPREVKNRRFSFKAEHTGMRTYYFGADTHEDMNSWIRAMNQSSLVVSEDKNKNSHSQNLSNSTQEDLYDSYEDFSHSGIGTAGEHAKSAESLEIAHLSESRSQDESSRESLPEQEHNGDLDKDSLFSGLKESLTDAIQHFTTLSQNGSVPPPTPEDGVKGTDFSYSRLELENQRSLERKDSIPEDEEWVPFHKEEPGIKESLESYSARSPPRVPPKGFECPHDVYSSPLSRSAPSSPAVLPGHMYLSEAGERNSKEGKYVAQSEPPKSPQTCLQSSVSSCSPSRVTTCPSPDIREYVIQRLVKPSRSFSLPPTPTELPRHRIAKMSPPPSVKYGGPFICEKSINYSDTSHASPGPPVGSPTRMDILYNASHSPKGQPNPSQAASNEDLAVSASPSLGRTTVRSNTPIGRVDMVPAEDKAGNFIHGPRHIEDRAGEYFVTSSRTRSHMMKSLSRPQTPSDRYDVMPTEERYASSTIAKGPNRYSRRSQPLGAEDERLVDGCGMPIPQRTHAYASSRMQMRPSTPAERVIVEECPPELSLTPSLRRHGSQVTRQYSERPLLPQGTFSGRSVGSAPRQLQKMGSSSYSQLPPLPPVSGRPGPHVPVGKRMSLSAMPSGSAPYRERVPYPVRLAENNIDVLLTKLCGHDKLLVSLEDETAHLRAEKEKLEDALQATHHHLEEFQGQEHVIENIWYQQRLLQDDLVYVRARLCDLTLERERAWEEYRGLDNELHTVRETLDRVSQIGHPQDQLAAQRDLWMINDIISGLRFNKSTIHVLPESSRHPGMMIASSPVGETPPAYQRSFLHHSGLHPAAPRDAHKDSEALPPRPPLPRDHHSAASSEMDGKHRGSSTDKIEPEQLLTDSVPLTTARPRPASTPADIATRRDVGSDPKPQSSCPVAIPTSTKVISEAKTSPPCLAEVGTVRKPRMSAEEQMERMRRHQEAQIHERPKPGVTTQRQNSQRGNTPIISRLRSASSGAISPGPNSPQVDSACPEQRRPSLVKVTASFYPSTTSTPQPGKGGSVKPKAAPNKVQETQSVGYYTADDPTYSLVMEPQSDSIVSTTCHEISPMAKMTPPLRTSSKIVTAACKQAKRELLEDKQQRLIQATSSSESKSEFVSHPEHLEVKRKSVERVKSPVSKTSPATSPGCSRNSDNMANSGQRERIISLSYTLATEASELSKLITAKTVADDTDANSDISTSDEAYPWDFIMQDSRSNKQPETRELYQFKATPDTPQGEDRNANVTENGQTYCSTNQCSSSGPCSPQLQHHDTPKGHTDNQHYENWPAPREKGNTDHCQTITQESTMLSKCNGQVANYEFLIQDLHYNPLNISKVAEYCKEEREPIRITLLQSSF, from the exons ATGACGGAGGAGATGGAGCGTCCCAGGAGTGGTCTCAGTGTGGCGAGCAGCATAGCCACAAATGCCTCGGTCAGCCAGGGCTCCAGG CTATCAACCAGGTCTGTGAAGAGGGTGCACACGTTTGGCAAGAGAGAATATTCCATCAAGAGGGACCCCAACTCCCTTGTTGTGATTCGTGGCTGGCTGTATAAACAG GACAGTTCTGGCTTGCGTCTCTGGAAGAGAAGATGGTTCGTGCTGTCAGATTTCTGCTTATTCTATTATAGAG ACAGCCGAGAGGAAATAGTGCTGGGCAGCATCCTTTTGCCAAGCTACCAAATCTTACCTGCCAACCCTCGAGAGGTGAAAAACCGGAGATTCAGCTTTAAG GCAGAGCATACTGGCATGAGGACCTATTACTTTGGCGCTGATACACATGAAGATATGAATTCCTGGATCCGGGCCATGAACCAGTCTTCCCTGGTGGTTTCCGAGGACAAAAACAA GAATAGCCACAGTCAAAACCTGTCCAATTCTACCCAAGAAGATCTATATGACAGCTATGAGGACTTCTCACACTCCGGGATAGGTACTGCTGGTGAGCATGCCAAAAGTGCCGAATCCCTTGAAATTGCCCACCTTTCTGAAAGCAGATCTCAAGATGAGAGCTCAAGGGAAAGTCTCCCAGAACAGGAGCATAATGGAGACTTGGATAAGGACAGCTTGTTCAGTGGGCTGAAAGAATCCCTCACTGATGCTATCCAGCATTTTACAACATTATCCCAAAATGGGTCAGTTCCACCGCCCACTCCTGAAGATGGGGTGAAAGGCACTGATTTCTCATACAGTCGGCTAGAACTGGAAAACCAAAGGTCACTGGAGAGAAAAGACTCTATTCCCGAGGATGAAGAGTGGGTTCCTTTTCATAAGGAAGAGCCTGGCATAAAGGAATCCTTGGA GTCTTACTCTGCCAGAAGTCCACCAAGAGTCCCACCAAAGGGGTTTGAATGTCCTCATGATGTTTATTCCTCCCCACTATCTCGTTCTGCCCCTTCGTCCCCCGCTGTCCTTCCTGGACATATGTACCTTTCTGAAGCTGGGGAGAGGAACTCCAAAGAAGGAAAATATGTGGCACAGAGTGAGCCTCCTAAATCTCCTCAAACTTGTCTCCAGTCTTCTGTCTCCTCTTGTTCCCCTTCAAGAGTTACAACTTGTCCTTCACCTGATATTCGAGAATATGTGATTCAACGACTCGTAAAACCCTCAAGATCGTTTTCTCTCCCCCCAACTCCTACTGAACTTCCTAGGCACAGAATAGCAAAAATGAGTCCTCCACCCAGTGTCAAGTACGGAGGTCCATTCATCTGTGAGAAATCCATTAACTATTCAGATACATCTCATGCTAGCCCTGGGCCACCAGTAGGAAGCCCAACAAGAATGGATATACTTTATAATGCAAGCCACAGTCCTAAAGGCCAGCCTAATCCATCTCAAGCAGCTTCCAATGAAGATCTTGCTGTGAGTGCATCTCCTTCACTAGGCAGGACAACTGTCAGATCCAACACTCCTATTGGTCGGGTGGACATGGTTCCTGCAGAAGATAAGGCTGGAAATTTCATACATGGCCCTAGACACATTGAAGACCGAGCAGGAGAATATTTTGTCACCAGTTCTCGGACTAGAAGCCATATGATGAAATCTTTATCAAGACCCCAGACTCCATCTGATCGGTATGATGTTATGCCTACTGAGGAACGTTACGCTTCGTCTACAATAGCAAAGGGTCCTAACAGATATAGTCGGAGGTCTCAGCCTTTGGGTGCTGAAGACGAAAGACTGGTAGATGGATGTGGGATGCCCATCCCTCAGAGAACTCATGCCTATGCCAGTAGCAGGATGCAGATGAGACCCAGCACTCCAGCTGAGAGAGTAATAGTGGAAGAATGCCCTCCTGAATTATCATTAACACCATCTCTCAGAAGACATGGAAGCCAAGTGACAAGG CAGTATTCCGAGAGACCCCTGCTTCCCCAAGGAACATTTTCTGGCCGATCGGTGGGCTCTGCGCCAAGGCAATTGCAAAAAATG GGGTCCAGCAGTTACTCCCAGTTGCCACCCCTGCCTCCTGTCTCTGGTAGGCCTGGACCTCACGTGCCCGTTGGGAAGAGGATGTCCCTTAGTGCAATG CCATCTGGCTCGGCACCGTATCGAGAGCGGGTTCCTTACCCCGTGCGTCTGGCGGAGAATAACATTGAT GTTCTTCTGACAAAGCTCTGCGGTCACGATAAACTGCTTGTCAGTCTGGAAGATGAAACTGCTCATCTCCGAGCGGAAAAG GAGAAACTGGAGGACGCCCTCCAAGCTACACACCACCACCTTGAGGAGTTCCAGGGTCAGGAGCACGTGATTGAGAATATTTGGTACCAGCAGAGGCTACTGCAGGATGACCTTGTGTATGTGCGTGCCCGGCTCTGTGACCTCACCCTT GAGCGCGAGAGGGCGTGGGAAGAATACAGAGGTCTTGACAATGAACTGCACACTGTAAGGGAAACATTGGATCGTGTCAGCCAAATTGGACACCCACAG GACCAGCTGGCTGCTCAACGAGACCTTTGGATGATTAATGATATCATTTCTGGGCTGCGATTCAACAAAAGCACCATTCATGTTCTCCCCGAATCCTCAAGGCACCCTG GAATGATGATTGCTTCGTCTCCTGTTGGTGAGACCCCGCCAGCCTATCAGAGGAGCTTTCTTCATCATTCCGGCTTGCACCCGGCTGCTCCAAGAGACGCTCACAAA GATTCTGAAGCGCTTCCACCAAGGCCTCCGCTCCCTCGGGATCATCATTCCGCTGCCAGCAGTGAGATGGATGGAAAGCACAGAGGGAGCAGCACAGACAAG ATTGAGCCAGAGCAGCTACTAACTGATTCTGTCCCATTAACAACAGCCAGACCGCGACCAGCAAGTACCCCTGCAG atatTGCAACAAGAAGGGATGTAGGTAGTGATCCAAAGCCACAGAGCTCTTGTCCAGTGGCCATTCCTACCAGCACCAAAGTGATCTCCGAGGCAAag ACATCGCCTCCTTGCCTGGCAGAAGTGGGCACGGTAAGAAAGCCACGAATGAGTGCAGAGGAGCAGATGGAACGGATGAGGAGGCATCAGGAAGCCCAGATCCATGAGAGACCCAAGCCTGGCGTTACCACACAGCGACAAAATTCCCAGAGGGGTAACACACCTATTATCAGCCGG CTAAGATCAGCCTCCTCTGGTGCGATATCCCCTGGCCCAAACTCCCCACAAGTGGACAGTGCCTGCCCAGAGCAAAGAAGGCCATCGCTAGTCAAGGTCACGGCCTCTTTCTACCCAAGTACCACTTCTACCCCACAGCCTGGAAAAGGGGGAAGTGTCAAGCCAAAGGCTGCCCCTAACAAGGTGCAGGAAACCCAATCTGTTGGCTATTACACCGCAGATGACCCAACCTACAGTTTGGTGATGGAGCCGCAATCTGATAGCATCGTATCCACAACCTGTCACGAGATCTCCCCAATGGCAAAGATGACTCCTCCGTTGAGGACAAGCAGTAAAATTGTCACTGCAGCCTGCAAGCAAGCAAAAAGGGAGCTGCTAGAGGACAAGCAG CAAAGGCTTATCCAGGCCACTTCCAGCTCTGAGTCAAAGTCTGAATTTGTTTCTCACCCTGAGCATCTCGAAGTTAAAAGGAAGTCTGTGGAGAGAGTTAAATCACCAGTGTCAAAGACCAG CCCCGCCACATCCCCTGGCTGCAGCAGAAACTCAGACAACATGGCAAATTCGGGGCAGAGGGAACGCATTATCAGCTTATCATATACGCTGGCGACCGAGGCCTCGGAACTCAGCAAACTAATAACAG CCAAAACAGTAGCGGATGATACAGATGCAAACAGTGACATCTCTACGTCTGATGAGGCCTATCCTTGGGATTTTATTATGCAGGATTCCCGATCCAACAAACAACCTGAAACCAGAGAGCTTTACCAGTTCAAAGCCACCCCCGATACACCCCAAGGGGAGGACAGGAACGCCAACGTAACAGAAAACGGCCAGACATATTGTTCTACCAACCAATGCTCATCCAGTGGTCCCTGCAGCCCTCAGCTCCAGCACCATGACACCCCCAAGGGCCACACAGACAATCAGCACTATGAGAACTGGCCGGCacccagagaaaaaggaaacaccgATCACTGCCAGACAATCACACAAGAATCCACAATGTTATCCAAATGCAACGGCCAAGTGGCCAACTATGAGTTCCTCATACAGGACCTACATTATAACCCGCTGAATATCAGCAAGGTGGCGGAGTATTGTAAAGAAGAAAGGGAGCCAATCAGGATCACCCTTCTTCAGTCCAGCTTCTAG
- the plekha4.L gene encoding pleckstrin homology domain-containing family A member 7 isoform X2, with amino-acid sequence MTEEMERPRSGLSVASSIATNASVSQGSRLSTRSVKRVHTFGKREYSIKRDPNSLVVIRGWLYKQDSSGLRLWKRRWFVLSDFCLFYYRDSREEIVLGSILLPSYQILPANPREVKNRRFSFKAEHTGMRTYYFGADTHEDMNSWIRAMNQSSLVVSEDKNKNSHSQNLSNSTQEDLYDSYEDFSHSGIGTAGEHAKSAESLEIAHLSESRSQDESSRESLPEQEHNGDLDKDSLFSGLKESLTDAIQHFTTLSQNGSVPPPTPEDGVKGTDFSYSRLELENQRSLERKDSIPEDEEWVPFHKEEPGIKESLESYSARSPPRVPPKGFECPHDVYSSPLSRSAPSSPAVLPGHMYLSEAGERNSKEGKYVAQSEPPKSPQTCLQSSVSSCSPSRVTTCPSPDIREYVIQRLVKPSRSFSLPPTPTELPRHRIAKMSPPPSVKYGGPFICEKSINYSDTSHASPGPPVGSPTRMDILYNASHSPKGQPNPSQAASNEDLAVSASPSLGRTTVRSNTPIGRVDMVPAEDKAGNFIHGPRHIEDRAGEYFVTSSRTRSHMMKSLSRPQTPSDRYDVMPTEERYASSTIAKGPNRYSRRSQPLGAEDERLVDGCGMPIPQRTHAYASSRMQMRPSTPAERVIVEECPPELSLTPSLRRHGSQVTRYSERPLLPQGTFSGRSVGSAPRQLQKMGSSSYSQLPPLPPVSGRPGPHVPVGKRMSLSAMPSGSAPYRERVPYPVRLAENNIDVLLTKLCGHDKLLVSLEDETAHLRAEKEKLEDALQATHHHLEEFQGQEHVIENIWYQQRLLQDDLVYVRARLCDLTLERERAWEEYRGLDNELHTVRETLDRVSQIGHPQDQLAAQRDLWMINDIISGLRFNKSTIHVLPESSRHPGMMIASSPVGETPPAYQRSFLHHSGLHPAAPRDAHKDSEALPPRPPLPRDHHSAASSEMDGKHRGSSTDKIEPEQLLTDSVPLTTARPRPASTPADIATRRDVGSDPKPQSSCPVAIPTSTKVISEAKTSPPCLAEVGTVRKPRMSAEEQMERMRRHQEAQIHERPKPGVTTQRQNSQRGNTPIISRLRSASSGAISPGPNSPQVDSACPEQRRPSLVKVTASFYPSTTSTPQPGKGGSVKPKAAPNKVQETQSVGYYTADDPTYSLVMEPQSDSIVSTTCHEISPMAKMTPPLRTSSKIVTAACKQAKRELLEDKQQRLIQATSSSESKSEFVSHPEHLEVKRKSVERVKSPVSKTSPATSPGCSRNSDNMANSGQRERIISLSYTLATEASELSKLITAKTVADDTDANSDISTSDEAYPWDFIMQDSRSNKQPETRELYQFKATPDTPQGEDRNANVTENGQTYCSTNQCSSSGPCSPQLQHHDTPKGHTDNQHYENWPAPREKGNTDHCQTITQESTMLSKCNGQVANYEFLIQDLHYNPLNISKVAEYCKEEREPIRITLLQSSF; translated from the exons ATGACGGAGGAGATGGAGCGTCCCAGGAGTGGTCTCAGTGTGGCGAGCAGCATAGCCACAAATGCCTCGGTCAGCCAGGGCTCCAGG CTATCAACCAGGTCTGTGAAGAGGGTGCACACGTTTGGCAAGAGAGAATATTCCATCAAGAGGGACCCCAACTCCCTTGTTGTGATTCGTGGCTGGCTGTATAAACAG GACAGTTCTGGCTTGCGTCTCTGGAAGAGAAGATGGTTCGTGCTGTCAGATTTCTGCTTATTCTATTATAGAG ACAGCCGAGAGGAAATAGTGCTGGGCAGCATCCTTTTGCCAAGCTACCAAATCTTACCTGCCAACCCTCGAGAGGTGAAAAACCGGAGATTCAGCTTTAAG GCAGAGCATACTGGCATGAGGACCTATTACTTTGGCGCTGATACACATGAAGATATGAATTCCTGGATCCGGGCCATGAACCAGTCTTCCCTGGTGGTTTCCGAGGACAAAAACAA GAATAGCCACAGTCAAAACCTGTCCAATTCTACCCAAGAAGATCTATATGACAGCTATGAGGACTTCTCACACTCCGGGATAGGTACTGCTGGTGAGCATGCCAAAAGTGCCGAATCCCTTGAAATTGCCCACCTTTCTGAAAGCAGATCTCAAGATGAGAGCTCAAGGGAAAGTCTCCCAGAACAGGAGCATAATGGAGACTTGGATAAGGACAGCTTGTTCAGTGGGCTGAAAGAATCCCTCACTGATGCTATCCAGCATTTTACAACATTATCCCAAAATGGGTCAGTTCCACCGCCCACTCCTGAAGATGGGGTGAAAGGCACTGATTTCTCATACAGTCGGCTAGAACTGGAAAACCAAAGGTCACTGGAGAGAAAAGACTCTATTCCCGAGGATGAAGAGTGGGTTCCTTTTCATAAGGAAGAGCCTGGCATAAAGGAATCCTTGGA GTCTTACTCTGCCAGAAGTCCACCAAGAGTCCCACCAAAGGGGTTTGAATGTCCTCATGATGTTTATTCCTCCCCACTATCTCGTTCTGCCCCTTCGTCCCCCGCTGTCCTTCCTGGACATATGTACCTTTCTGAAGCTGGGGAGAGGAACTCCAAAGAAGGAAAATATGTGGCACAGAGTGAGCCTCCTAAATCTCCTCAAACTTGTCTCCAGTCTTCTGTCTCCTCTTGTTCCCCTTCAAGAGTTACAACTTGTCCTTCACCTGATATTCGAGAATATGTGATTCAACGACTCGTAAAACCCTCAAGATCGTTTTCTCTCCCCCCAACTCCTACTGAACTTCCTAGGCACAGAATAGCAAAAATGAGTCCTCCACCCAGTGTCAAGTACGGAGGTCCATTCATCTGTGAGAAATCCATTAACTATTCAGATACATCTCATGCTAGCCCTGGGCCACCAGTAGGAAGCCCAACAAGAATGGATATACTTTATAATGCAAGCCACAGTCCTAAAGGCCAGCCTAATCCATCTCAAGCAGCTTCCAATGAAGATCTTGCTGTGAGTGCATCTCCTTCACTAGGCAGGACAACTGTCAGATCCAACACTCCTATTGGTCGGGTGGACATGGTTCCTGCAGAAGATAAGGCTGGAAATTTCATACATGGCCCTAGACACATTGAAGACCGAGCAGGAGAATATTTTGTCACCAGTTCTCGGACTAGAAGCCATATGATGAAATCTTTATCAAGACCCCAGACTCCATCTGATCGGTATGATGTTATGCCTACTGAGGAACGTTACGCTTCGTCTACAATAGCAAAGGGTCCTAACAGATATAGTCGGAGGTCTCAGCCTTTGGGTGCTGAAGACGAAAGACTGGTAGATGGATGTGGGATGCCCATCCCTCAGAGAACTCATGCCTATGCCAGTAGCAGGATGCAGATGAGACCCAGCACTCCAGCTGAGAGAGTAATAGTGGAAGAATGCCCTCCTGAATTATCATTAACACCATCTCTCAGAAGACATGGAAGCCAAGTGACAAGG TATTCCGAGAGACCCCTGCTTCCCCAAGGAACATTTTCTGGCCGATCGGTGGGCTCTGCGCCAAGGCAATTGCAAAAAATG GGGTCCAGCAGTTACTCCCAGTTGCCACCCCTGCCTCCTGTCTCTGGTAGGCCTGGACCTCACGTGCCCGTTGGGAAGAGGATGTCCCTTAGTGCAATG CCATCTGGCTCGGCACCGTATCGAGAGCGGGTTCCTTACCCCGTGCGTCTGGCGGAGAATAACATTGAT GTTCTTCTGACAAAGCTCTGCGGTCACGATAAACTGCTTGTCAGTCTGGAAGATGAAACTGCTCATCTCCGAGCGGAAAAG GAGAAACTGGAGGACGCCCTCCAAGCTACACACCACCACCTTGAGGAGTTCCAGGGTCAGGAGCACGTGATTGAGAATATTTGGTACCAGCAGAGGCTACTGCAGGATGACCTTGTGTATGTGCGTGCCCGGCTCTGTGACCTCACCCTT GAGCGCGAGAGGGCGTGGGAAGAATACAGAGGTCTTGACAATGAACTGCACACTGTAAGGGAAACATTGGATCGTGTCAGCCAAATTGGACACCCACAG GACCAGCTGGCTGCTCAACGAGACCTTTGGATGATTAATGATATCATTTCTGGGCTGCGATTCAACAAAAGCACCATTCATGTTCTCCCCGAATCCTCAAGGCACCCTG GAATGATGATTGCTTCGTCTCCTGTTGGTGAGACCCCGCCAGCCTATCAGAGGAGCTTTCTTCATCATTCCGGCTTGCACCCGGCTGCTCCAAGAGACGCTCACAAA GATTCTGAAGCGCTTCCACCAAGGCCTCCGCTCCCTCGGGATCATCATTCCGCTGCCAGCAGTGAGATGGATGGAAAGCACAGAGGGAGCAGCACAGACAAG ATTGAGCCAGAGCAGCTACTAACTGATTCTGTCCCATTAACAACAGCCAGACCGCGACCAGCAAGTACCCCTGCAG atatTGCAACAAGAAGGGATGTAGGTAGTGATCCAAAGCCACAGAGCTCTTGTCCAGTGGCCATTCCTACCAGCACCAAAGTGATCTCCGAGGCAAag ACATCGCCTCCTTGCCTGGCAGAAGTGGGCACGGTAAGAAAGCCACGAATGAGTGCAGAGGAGCAGATGGAACGGATGAGGAGGCATCAGGAAGCCCAGATCCATGAGAGACCCAAGCCTGGCGTTACCACACAGCGACAAAATTCCCAGAGGGGTAACACACCTATTATCAGCCGG CTAAGATCAGCCTCCTCTGGTGCGATATCCCCTGGCCCAAACTCCCCACAAGTGGACAGTGCCTGCCCAGAGCAAAGAAGGCCATCGCTAGTCAAGGTCACGGCCTCTTTCTACCCAAGTACCACTTCTACCCCACAGCCTGGAAAAGGGGGAAGTGTCAAGCCAAAGGCTGCCCCTAACAAGGTGCAGGAAACCCAATCTGTTGGCTATTACACCGCAGATGACCCAACCTACAGTTTGGTGATGGAGCCGCAATCTGATAGCATCGTATCCACAACCTGTCACGAGATCTCCCCAATGGCAAAGATGACTCCTCCGTTGAGGACAAGCAGTAAAATTGTCACTGCAGCCTGCAAGCAAGCAAAAAGGGAGCTGCTAGAGGACAAGCAG CAAAGGCTTATCCAGGCCACTTCCAGCTCTGAGTCAAAGTCTGAATTTGTTTCTCACCCTGAGCATCTCGAAGTTAAAAGGAAGTCTGTGGAGAGAGTTAAATCACCAGTGTCAAAGACCAG CCCCGCCACATCCCCTGGCTGCAGCAGAAACTCAGACAACATGGCAAATTCGGGGCAGAGGGAACGCATTATCAGCTTATCATATACGCTGGCGACCGAGGCCTCGGAACTCAGCAAACTAATAACAG CCAAAACAGTAGCGGATGATACAGATGCAAACAGTGACATCTCTACGTCTGATGAGGCCTATCCTTGGGATTTTATTATGCAGGATTCCCGATCCAACAAACAACCTGAAACCAGAGAGCTTTACCAGTTCAAAGCCACCCCCGATACACCCCAAGGGGAGGACAGGAACGCCAACGTAACAGAAAACGGCCAGACATATTGTTCTACCAACCAATGCTCATCCAGTGGTCCCTGCAGCCCTCAGCTCCAGCACCATGACACCCCCAAGGGCCACACAGACAATCAGCACTATGAGAACTGGCCGGCacccagagaaaaaggaaacaccgATCACTGCCAGACAATCACACAAGAATCCACAATGTTATCCAAATGCAACGGCCAAGTGGCCAACTATGAGTTCCTCATACAGGACCTACATTATAACCCGCTGAATATCAGCAAGGTGGCGGAGTATTGTAAAGAAGAAAGGGAGCCAATCAGGATCACCCTTCTTCAGTCCAGCTTCTAG